One segment of Rosa chinensis cultivar Old Blush chromosome 6, RchiOBHm-V2, whole genome shotgun sequence DNA contains the following:
- the LOC112173994 gene encoding patatin-like protein 2: protein MERTGSIALQPPTFGNLITVLSIDGGGIRGLIPGTILAFLESELQKLDGEDARLADYFDVISGTSTGGLVTAMLTAPNENDRPLFAAKDIKDFYLTHSPKIFPQKTGWLFPRARKIIRALAGPKYDGKYLHGLVREKLGDKKLNQTLTNVVIPAFDIKNLQPAIFSSFKVKNKPSFDALLSDICIATSAAPTYLPAHYFKTNGLEGKVREFHLIDGGLAANNPTLIAIGEVTKELIKGSSDFFPIKPMDYGRFLVISLGTGSSKAELKYNAHVASKWGVLNWLTSGGSTPLINAFSQASADMVDLHLSVVFKALHSEKNYLRIQDDTLSGEVSSVDIATQKNLDHLLRVGDGLLNQPVSRVNLETGKFEACNHETNKEALIRFAKLLSEEKWLRLARTPHGHIAKSH from the exons ATGGAAAGAACTGGTAGTATCGCTTTACAGCCCCCAACCTTTGGAAACCTAATCACTGTTCTGAGCATCGACGGCGGTGGAATAAGAGGGCTTATCCCAGGAACCATCCTTGCTTTCCTTGAGTCTGAACTTCAG AAGCTGGACGGTGAAGATGCAAGACTCGCCGACTATTTCGATGTGATTTCAGGGACAAGCACAGGTGGTCTCGTAACTGCCATGCTCACAGCCCCAAATGAGAATGACCGTCCACTATTTGCTGCCAAAGATATCAAGGACTTCTACTTGACCCACTCCCCCAAAATCTTCCCCCAGAAGAC TGGTTGGCTGTTTCCTCGTGCTAGAAAGATCATCAGAGCTCTAGCAGGACCGAAATACGATGGGAAGTATCTACATGGCTTGGTTAGGGAAAAGCTTGGTGACAAAAAACTGAATCAAACATTGACTAATGTTGTCATTCCAGCATTTGACATAAAGAATCTCCAGCCAGCTATATTTTCCAGCTTCAAG GTGAAAAATAAGCCTTCCTTTGATGCCCTACTTTCGGACATATGTATTGCAACCTCAGCGGCGCCAACTTACCTCCCAGCTCATTATTTTAAAACCAACGGCCTCGAAGGAAAAGTTAGAGAATTTCACCTGATAGATGGTGGATTGGCAGCAAATAATCCG ACTTTGATTGCAATTGGTGAAGTGACAAAGGAATTAATTAAGGGGAGTTCAGACTTCTTTCCTATAAAACCAATGGACTATGGAAGATTTCTGGTGATATCCTTAGGAACTGGCTCATCGAAAGCTGAACTGAAATACAATGCTCATGTTGCCTCCAAGTGGGGTGTGTTGAATTGGTTAACGAGCGGTGGTTCCACCCCATTAATCAATGCTTTCAGTCAAGCAAGTGCCGATATGGTCGATTTGCATCTTTCTGTGGTTTTCAAAGCCCTTCACTCGGAGAAAAACTATCTTCGAATTCAG GATGACACGCTAAGCGGCGAAGTATCTTCCGTAGATATAGCAACACAGAAGAATCTGGACCATCTTCTCAGAGTTGGTGATGGACTATTGAACCAACCAGTTTCCAGGGTTAATTTAGAGACAGGCAAATTCGAAGCTTGTAATCATGAGACTAATAAAGAGGCTCTTATAAG GTTTGCAAAATTGCTGTCCGAAGAGAAGTGGCTTCGCCTTGCAAGGACTCCCCATGGACATATTGCAAAGTCTCACTGA
- the LOC112173837 gene encoding uncharacterized protein LOC112173837, producing the protein MWGFGGRYYWGRKERRSDGTEGIVVVFAWMSSEEKHLKSYVQLYSSLGWNSLVCHSQFLNMFFPEKATALATDIINELVQELKVKPCPVVFASFSGGPKACMYQVLQIIEGICESKLNLDDCRLVRDCISGHIYDSSPVDFTSDLGTKFVLHPTVLKMSHPPRVASWVAHGIASGLDALFLNRFESQRAEYWQTLYSTVGMKAPYLILCSENDDLAPYQVICNFAERLRELGADVKLVKWNGSPHVGHYRHYPVDYKAAVTELLGKAAGVYSQRIRQREGESLCVQAGHDDVVEPINSLRKAAGASNGFRGVMLASSDDLLPTSTEYYGVGSVQDEGLIHLSDAPTPTMNAHGVLGQVLFDICVPKNIENWDIKSSSSLNGNGRSFSFRRRQAPFKPNQVHTSLQTIIRRIII; encoded by the exons ATGTGGGGATTTGGGGGTCGGTATTATTGGGGGAGAAAAGAGAGGAGGAGTGATGGAACTGAAGGGATAGTGGTTGTGTTTGCATGGATGTCCAGCGAAGAGAAGCATTTGAAGAGCTATGTGCAGCTCTACTCCTCTCTGGGATGGAACTCACTCGTCTGCCACTCTCAATTTCTCAATAT GTTCTTTCCTGAGAAGGCCACAGCTCTAGCAACTGACATTATAAATGAACTGGTTCAG GAGCTGAAGGTCAAGCCTTGTCCTGTGGTCTTTGCTTCTTTCTCTGGTGGTCCAAAAGCTTGTATGTACCAAGTTCTTCAG ATAATCGAGGGAATTTGTGAATCAAAACTGAATCTG GATGATTGCCGACTGGTTAGAGACTGTATATCAGGCCATATATATGATTCCAGCCCAGTGGATTTTACTAGTGATCTGGGTACTAAATTTGTTCTTCACCCAACTGTCCTGAAAATGTCCCATCCACCAAGAGTAGCATCATGGGTGGCACATGGCATTGCTTCTGGTCTTGATGCCCTCTTCCTCAACAGGTTTGAGTCACAGCGTGCCGAGTATTGGCAGACTCTCTACTCCACTGTT GGTATGAAGGCCCCGTACCTCATTTTATGCTCAGAGAATGATGATCTTGCTCCCTATCAAGTTATCTGTAATTTTGCTGAACGGTTACGAGAACTTGGGGCTGATGTAAAACTAGTAAAATGGAATGGCTCTCCGCACGTAG GTCATTATAGGCATTATCCAGTTGATTATAAGGCTGCTGTAACTGAGCTCCTTGGTAAAGCTGCTGGAGTCTATTCCCAGAGAATTAGACAAAGGGAAGGAGAAAGCTTGTGTGTGCAGGCAGGGCATGACGACGTTGTTGAGCCAATCAATAGCCTTAGGAAAGCTGCAGGAGCCTCAAATGGGTTCCGAGGAGTGATGTTGGCATCCAGTGATGACTTGTTGCCCACCTCAACAGAATATTACGGAGTTGGGTCTGTGCAAGATGAAGGTTTAATTCACCTGTCTGATGCACCAACGCCAACCATGAATGCCCATGGAGTTCTCGGTCAGGTTCTTTTCGACATCTGTGTTCCAAAAAACATCGAGAATTGGGATATAAAGTCATCGAGTTCTTTGAATGGGAATGGCCGCTCTTTTAGTTTTAGAAGAAGGCAAGCCCCTTTTAAACCCAATCAAGTGCATACGTCGCTCCAGACTATAATAAGGAGGATCATTATCTAA